A genomic region of Trifolium pratense cultivar HEN17-A07 linkage group LG3, ARS_RC_1.1, whole genome shotgun sequence contains the following coding sequences:
- the LOC123918865 gene encoding UPF0481 protein At3g47200-like — translation MEEPSWMVPIKVMFHALNHKEVQACSIFNVPEELREANEDAYKPKHISIGPLHKGATRHLHLMEEPKWRYMREFLDRKPEKDRSSENRLTECGVDILNLNNVICASYGGSNNNIVQETNSHEITKIMIVDGCFLLELLMKLDDYINNPTTYNKDSILETEEKIISVLNDIAMLENQIPFVVLKRLFRKVFRDPCRIEDDHRVAEYVCKAFGYKFVPNTLVRSSGVAHILNLMHLITVEQSSQDEGKKAKLELLCCATQLRASGVIIQGKSNSTNQNKHNLVDVFDFNICFNDCKLDIPPLYIKETTEVKWRNLIAWEQSKIGIPSKYTSYALFFNGLICCEHDIEFLNEKGVIINKMNKSNEDLLALFRTISKGAEQMDSSYSEICERLNVYHYKGKKVTKRLQKWPIHVWHQCRRIFDIIVYYGRKRYNILIHDHMPTVWKFIGIVAAALLLVLTIMQTYYSSRSH, via the coding sequence ATGGAAGAACCTAGTTGGATGGTTCCAATTAAAGTTATGTTCCATGCCCTCAATCATAAAGAAGTTCAAGCATGTAGCATTTTCAACGTTCCAGAAGAACTTCGAGAAGCAAACGAAGATGCTTACAAACCGAAACATATCTCCATAGGACCATTACATAAAGGAGCAACAAGACACCTTCATTTAATGGAAGAACCCAAATGGCGTTACATGCGTGAATTTCTTGACCGAAAACCAGAAAAAGATAGAAGTTCAGAGAATAGGTTAACAGAATGTGGCGTTGACATTCTCAATTTAAATAATGTTATTTGTGCTAGCTATGGTGGAAGCAATAACAATATAGTCCAAGAAACAAACTCGCAtgaaattactaaaataatgATAGTAGATGGTTGTTTTCTGTTGGAGCTTCTCATGAAGCTTGATGATTACATAAACAACCCTACAACTTATAACAAGGACTCAATCCTTGAAACAGAAGAAAAGATTATATCTGTTTTAAATGATATAGCAATGCTTGAGAATCAAATTCCCTTCGTTGTTCTCAAGAGATTATTTAGGAAGGTATTTCGTGATCCTTGTAGAATCGAAGATGATCATCGTGTTGCTGAATATGTTTGTAAGGCTTTTGGTTACAAATTTGTGCCTAACACATTGGTGCGTAGCTCAGGAGTTGCTCATATACTTAATTTGATGCACTTGATTACGGTGGAGCAAAGCTCCCAAGATGAAGGGAAAAAAGCGAAGCTAGAATTATTGTGTTGTGCTACACAACTTCGTGCTTCTGGGGTCATAATCCAAGGTAAATCAAATAgcacaaatcaaaataaacataacTTGGTggatgtgtttgattttaatatatgttttaatGATTGTAAGTTGGATATTCCACCACTATATATTAAGGAAACAACTGAAGTGAAGTGGAGGAATTTGATTGCTTGGGAGCAAAGCAAAATTGGGATTCCATCCAAATACACTTCTTATGCACTTTTTTTCAATGGTTTAATATGTTGTGAACATGACATTGAATTTCTTAATGAAAAAGGAGTTATTATAAATAAGATGAACAAGAGTAATGAAGATTTGTTGGCACTATTTCGCACAATTTCTAAGGGAGCAGAACAGATGGATTCGAGTTATAGTGAGATTTGTGAAAGGTTGAATGTCTATCACTACAAGGGGAAGAAAGTCACAAAAAGGTTGCAAAAATGGCCTATACATGTTTGGCATCAATGCAGGCGAATATTTGATATTATTGTGTACTATGGGCGAAAAAGGTACAATATTTTGATACATGACCATATGCCTACTGTGTGGAAATTCATAGGAATTGTTGCAGCTGCTTTGCTCCTTGTTCTTACTATAATGCAGACATATTACTCATCCCGCAGTCACTAA
- the LOC123918864 gene encoding uncharacterized protein LOC123918864, which translates to MMADVIANMIVIVVTVATAVAAAIYLARPILRQYLFPKQMIKAIGKFIGNIQPFSRLDSLPGIQYQAASEDFIYFGSRKQAYDELFKALNDDSVHMIGLYGEGGCGKTTLVTQVGKQAEDRKMFDKVILITVTQTPNIRAIQGEIADMLKLKLEKHSENGRAQELWLCLNSKQKKRILFIVNNLWGKFKLMDIGILLDDDIKKTLKILITTPDERVCTSMKCQKKIHLELLSEDESWNLFQTFAEIDDQRSTVLKDVPRQICNASMGLPLAIKIVGSLFNEREDIEWQQAYEKLVDSKASDDEDKATSCLPSTKLSYDHLPTRAKKIFLLCALFPEEYRIPSEDLVRYAHGLSTNERSSLELMRSSMEATINTLLKSCLVTRSSVKMHNIVRDAALWIANRTDDCKILVNVDKPLSTVAEDNRIRDCFAVSSWWFNENPSFCQLHAPNLKMLLINISAHGSLNSLDLSTLTFEGMQGLQVFSLTINYKIVPISFPPSIQLLTNVRTLRLNGLKLGDISFIASLTRLEVLDLRRCYFNKLPIEIRNLESLKLLDLSQCHIFQYYYNGAIGKCSQLEELYASKCYPYKYVHEIILDIGILQNLQRFVLGYPITPGRTRVVELTDFDISRLRTSDKNILQIAETISLKGHRGGSANIIPDMVRFVGGMNNLSTLHLNDYGGIDCIFNTTCDLKEDDMIPRLVELRLKSVYQLTELYHGPPLQVLHFFEKLEVLDIDNCRRLHIIFPTQCNLRNLKILSLSYCKTNEVLFSESIAQSLQQLEQLTIHGCSELKHIITASGSEHGGCSTSEEIVPAPMNSHFFLTNIRDVNIYDCQRLESVFPLCYVEGVPQLQKMLISHAPKLEYVFGKCDHEHLSSHQNLNHGMLPHLEVLKLDYLDNLVGMCPENYQANWPSQSLRILTIENCRKMAIPWFNLKAGYHQSQHHLNEIWSFQCLQYLTMGNCEELKCLFSMETHRSLPELMCLRVYDCQELEQIAAPNEELLQLSNAAELYFPKLEQIEVKNCNKLKSVFPFFMVTMLPQLITLRLSKATQLQVVFRHGQGEDIVNKMEISLPNLTEVTLVDLPNFVDICHGCKLHAIELLQFNISNCPKIAPGLTKIQDETEEASEDSSSISNDVEDFIYFVSRQKAYDELFETLNDDSIHMIGLYGESGSGKTTLVTQVGKQAEDRKMFDEVISITVSQTPDIRAIGGQHLWMSLKEKKRILIIVDSLWKEFNLKDIGIYLDDFNKEAWKIIVITSDQHVCTLMNCQKEIYLGILSEDESWILFQKHAQVDDQFSDSMDGVPRKLCDECKGLPITIKTLASSLKGKQNIEWESGLAKLRDLEALEDHEERVTHPLNCLKLCYDYLPRPEVQLLQVCSLYPQEHHIPTEDLMRCALGLGIQSNRSLIQTLINKLFESSKQMRGSVKINDMVRDTTLWIANRSYNNKILVNVDMPLSIVANDNRVKDCFAVSSWWFNENPSFCQLDAPNLKMLLVNIIAHSSLNSLDLSPLTFEGIQGLEVFSLTINYKIVPISFPPSIQLLTNVRTLRLNGLKLGDISFIASLTSLEILDLRRCEFKELPIEIGNLRSLKLLDLSECHIFQYYYNGAIGKCSQLEEFYASKCYPKYVHEIILDIGILQNLQRFVLGYPITPERTRVVQVNDFDISKLRTSNKNILQIAETISLKGLRGGSVNIIPDMVGFVGGMNNLSTLHLTDCSEIECIFDTTCDFQEDELIPRLVELHLKYMYHLTELCHGPPLQVLQFFEKLELLDIHDCKELRIIFPRQCNLQNLKILRLYHCKTDEVLFSESVAQSLQQLEQLTISECFNLKHLIASGGCKHGGYNTSEEIIPAPMNSHFFMTNLREVKISSCQSLESIFPIFYVEGLPRLKKMDISHAPEQKYVFGECNHERPSSYQYQNHVLLPQLEDLTLSQLPNLIGMCPEHCHAKWPPQSLWKLNIDNCERLVTRWFTFNVGYDKRTHHLNENSPAKLKHLKLSQCLKVTKCYELIWSFQCLRRLKVTKCYELKCVFSMETHGSLPELMELYVYECKELEQIVEANAELYFPKLKHIEVKKCNKLESLFPLSMVTMLPQLSTLRLSESVALKEVFRHSQSHNIMNTMEIVLPNLNVIRLSSLPNFVDICRGCKLHADKLREIDVYNCPNSAPSLKQIQDEIKRR; encoded by the exons ATGATGGCAGATGTGATTGCGAATATGATTGTGATTGTTGTGACCGTTGCAACTGCAGTGGCGGCGGCTATATATTTGGCAAGACCTATCCTTAGGCAATATCTTTTCCCCAAGCAAATGATAAAGGCAATTGGAAAATTCATAGGCAATATTCAACCATTTTCTCGTCTTGATTCACTACCAGGTATTCAGTATCAGGCTGCATCTGAGGACTTCATTTATTTTGGATCAAGAAAACAGGCTTATGATGAACTCTTTAAGGCACTGAATGATGATTCCGTCCATATGATAGGATTGTATGGAGAGGGTGGATGTGGGAAAACAACTCTTGTTACTCAAGTTGGCAAGCAGGCTGAGGATCGGAAAATGTTTGATAAGGTTATATTAATCACTGTGACTCAAACTCCAAATATTAGAGCCATTCAAGGAGAAATTGCGGATATGTTAAAATTGAAACTGGAGAAACATAGTGAGAATGGAAGAGCACAAGAATTATGGCTGTGtttaaattcaaaacaaaagaaGCGAATTCTTTTCATAGTAAACAATTTATGGGGAAAGTTTAAATTGATGGATATCGGGATTCTATTAGATGATGATATCAAGAAAACTTTGAAGATCCTCATAACCACACCTGATGAGCGTGTTTGTACATCAATGAAATGTCAAAAGAAGATTCATTTGGAGCTCTTGTCCGAGGATGAGTCTTGGAATTTATTCCAAACGTTTGCAGAAATTGATGACCAACGCTCCACGGTATTGAAAGATGTGCCACGACAAATATGCAATGCATCTATGGGACTTCCCTTAGCAATCAAAATTGTGGGGTCATTATTCAATGAAAGGGAGGATATTGAGTGGCAGCAGGCGTATGAGAAGTTAGTGGATTCAAAGGCATCTGATGACGAAGATAAAGCAACTTCTTGCCTTCCATCTACTAAATTAAGCTATGATCATTTGCCAACACgagcaaaaaaaatctttctatTGTGTGCTCTTTTTCCAGAAGAATATCGCATCCCATCAGAAGATTTGGTGAGATATGCACATGGACTAAGTACGAATGAAAGATCATCGTTAGAGTTAATGAGGAGCTCGATGGAGGCAACCATAAATACACTTCTAAAATCTTGTTTGGTGACACGTAGTTCTGTGAAGATGCATAACATAGTTCGTGATGCAGCCTTATGGATTGCAAATAGAACAGATGATTGCAAAATCTTGGTAAATGTTGACAAACCGCTTAGCACTGTGGCAGAGGATAACAGAATAAGAGATTGTTTTGCAGTATCTTCATGGTGGTTTAATGAAAATCCCTCTTTTTGTCAATTGCATGCTCCAAATCTAAAAATGCTATTGATAAATATAAGTGCTCATGGTTCATTGAATTCCTTGGATTTATCAACTTTAACATTTGAAGGAATGCAAGGGCTTCAGGTATTCTCTCTAACCATCAATTACAAAATAGTGCCAATATCATTTCCTCCATCAATCCAATTGTTGACAAATGTTCGAACTCTGCGCTTAAATGGATTGAAGCTTGGTGACATTTCTTTCATAGCAAGCTTAACAAGACTAGAGGTTCTTGACTTGCGACGTTGTTACTTCAACAAACTTCCTATCGAAATAAGAAACCTCGAAAGCCTGAAGCTGCTAGATTTGTCTCAATGtcatatttttcaatattaCTATAATGGAGCAATAGGAAAATGTTCACAGCTAGAGGAGTTATATGCTTCAAAATGTTACCCATATAAGTATGTCCATGAGATCATCCTGGATATTGGTATTCTCCAAAATCTACAAAGGTTTGTACTTGGTTATCCAATCACTCCAGGAAGAACTAGAGTTGTAGAACTAACTGATTTTGATATCTCAAGGTTGAGGACATCCGACAAAAATATTCTGCAAATAGCTGAGACAATTTCTTTGAAAGGCCATCGTGGAGGAAGTGCAAATATCATTCCAGATATGGTTAGATTTGTTGGAGGCATGAATAATTTGTCTACTCTTCATCTTAATGATTATGGCGGGATAGATTGCATCTTTAATACAACTTGTGATTTGAAGGAAGATGATATGATTCCCAGGTTGGTTGAGTTACGCCTTAAATCTGTATATCAATTGACAGAACTTTATCATGGTCCGCCTCTGCAAGTATTACACTTCTTTGAGAAACTAGAAGTACTTGACATAGATAATTGCCGGAGATTACACATCATATTTCCAACGCAATGTAACTTGAGAAATCTTAAGATCCTCAGCTTATCATATTGCAAGACCAATGAAGTACTCTTCTCAGAATCTATTGCTCAAAGTTTGCAGCAACTAGAACAGCTAACAATACATGGTTGCAGTGAATTGAAGCATATAATTACTGCAAGTGGAAGCGAACATGGTGGCTGTAGTACAAGTGAGGAAATAGTTCCAGCACCAATGAACTCccatttttttttgaccaatataAGGGATGTTAACATTTATGATTGTCAAAGATTAGAGTCGGTATTTCCTCTTTGTTATGTTGAAGGAGTTCCACAATTGCAAAAGATGCTTATATCACATGCTCCTAAGCTGGAATATGTGTTTGGTAAATGTGATCACGAACACCTTTCATCACACCAAAACCTGAACCATGGCATGCTTCCTCATTTAGAAGTTCTAAAACTGGATTATCTTGACAATCTCGTTGGGATGTGTCCAGAGAATTATCAAGCAAATTGGCCATCTCAGTCTCTGAGAATACTAACCATAGAGAATTGTCGAAAAATGGCAATACCATGGTTCAATTTGAAAGCTGGCTATCATCAGAGCCAACATCATCTGAATGAA ATTTGGAGTTTCCAATGCCTTCAGTATTTAACAATGGGTAATTGTGAAGAATTGAAATGTTTGTTCTCCATGGAAACACATAGAAGCCTACCAGAGTTGATGTGCCTTCGCGTTTACGATTGTCAAGAATTGGAACAAATTGCGGCACCAAATGAAGAACTTTTGCAGCTTTCTAATGCTGCTGAATTGTATTTTCCAAAGCTGGAGCAAATAGAAGTCAAAAACTGCAACAAGCTGAAAAGTGTTTTCCCTTTTTTCATGGTTACAATGCTTCCACAATTAATCACTCTTCGCTTATCAAAAGCAACTCAACTTCAAGTGGTTTTTAGACATGGTCAAGGAGAGGACATTGTGAATAAAATGGAAATTTCTCTTCCAAACTTGACAGAAGTAACATTGGTCGATCTACCAAATTTTGTAGATATCTGCCATGGTTGTAAGTTACATGCCATTGAGCTTCTACAATTCAACATATCCAACTGCCCCAAAATTGCTCCAGGCTTAACAAAAATTCAG GATGAAACTGAAGAAGCGTCAGAAGATTCTTCTAGCATAAGTAATGATGTGGAAGACTTCATTTATTTTGTATCAAGACAAAAAGCTTATGATGAACTCTTTGAGACACTTAATGATGACTCCATCCATATGATAGGATTGTATGGAGAGAGTGGATCTGGAAAAACAACTCTTGTAACTCAAGTTGGCAAGCAGGCTGAGGATCGGAAAATGTTTGATGAGGTTATATCAATCACCGTGTCTCAAACTCCAGATATTAGAGCCATTGGAGGACAACATTTATGGATGAGTTTGAAGGAAAAGAAGCGAATTCTTATCATAGTAGACAGTTTATGGAAAGAGTTCAATTTGAAGGATATCGGGATTTACTTGGACGATTTTAATAAGGAAGCATGGAAGATCATTGTAATCACCAGTGATCAACATGTATGCACTTTGATGAATTGTCAGAAGGAGATTTATTTGGGGATCTTATCTGAAGATGAATCATGGATTTTGTTCCAGAAGCATGCACAAGTTGACGACCAGTTCTCTGATTCGATGGATGGTGTGCCGCGAAAACTTTGTGATGAATGCAAGGGACTGCCAATAACAATCAAAACTTTGGCATCATCATTAAAAGGTAAGCAAAACATTGAGTGGGAGTCGGGATTAGCTAAGCTGAGAGATTTAGAGGCATTGGAGGATCATGAAGAAAGAGTGACACATCCTTTGAATTGTCTTAAATTATGCTATGATTATTTGCCAAGGCCTGAAGTACAACTCTTACAAGTGTGTTCTCTTTATCCCCAAGAACATCACATCCCAACAGAAGATTTGATGAGGTGTGCACTTGGACTGGGTATACAATCAAACAGGAGCTTGATTCAAACACTCATAAACAAACTTTTTGAGTCAAGTAAGCAGATGCGTGGTTCCGTGAAGATAAATGACATGGTTAGGGACACAACCTTATGGATTGCAAATAGATCATATAACAACAAAATCTTGGTAAATGTTGACATGCCACTTAGCATTGTGGCAAATGATAACCGAGTAAAAGATTGTTTCGCAGTATCTTCATGGTGGTTTAATGAAAATCCCTCTTTTTGTCAATTGGATGCTCCAaatcttaaaatgttattggtaAATATCATTGCTCATAGTTCATTGAATTCCTTGGATTTATCACCTTTAACATTTGAAGGAATACAAGGGCTTGAGGTTTTCTCTCTAACCATCAATTACAAAATAGTACCAATATCATTTCCTCCATCAATCCAACTGTTGACAAATGTTCGAACTCTGCGCTTAAATGGATTGAAGCTTGGTGACATTTCTTTCATAGCAAGCTTAACAAGTCTAGAGATTCTTGACTTGCGACGTTGTGAGTTCAAAGAGCTTCCTATCGAAATAGGAAACCTTAGAAGCCTGAAGCTGCTAGATTTGTCAGAATGTCATATTTTTCAGTATTACTATAATGGAGCAATAGGAAAATGTTCACAGCTAGAGGAGTTTTATGCTTCAAAATGTTACCCTAAGTATGTCCATGAGATCATCCTGGATATTGGTATTCTCCAAAATCTACAAAGGTTTGTACTTGGTTATCCAATCACTCCAGAAAGAACTAGAGTTGTGCAAGTAAATGATTTTGATATCTCAAAGTTGAGGACATCCAACAAAAATATTCTGCAAATAGCTGAGACAATTTCTTTGAAAGGCCTCCGTGGAGGAAGTGTAAATATCATTCCAGATATGGTTGGATTTGTTGGAGGCATGAATAATTTGTCTACTCTTCATCTTACTGATTGTAGTGAGATAGAATGCATCTTTGATACAACCTGTGATTTCCAGGAAGATGAGTTGATTCCAAGGTTGGTTGAGTTACACCTTAAGTATATGTATCATTTGACAGAATTATGTCATGGTCCACCTCTGCAAGTACTACAGTTCTTTGAGAAACTAGAACTACTTGACATACATGATTGCAAGGAGTTACGCATCATATTTCCAAGGCAATGTAACTTGCAAAATCTTAAGATCCTCAGGTTATACCATTGCAAGACAGATGAAGTACTCTTCTCAGAATCTGTTGCTCAAAGTCTGCAGCAACTAGAACAACTAACAATTAGTGAATGCTTTAATTTGAAGCATTTAATTGCTTCCGGTGGATGCAAACATGGTGGTTATAATACAAGTGAGGAaataattccagctccaatgaACTCTCATTTTTTTATGACCAATCTAAGGGAAGTTAAGATTTCAAGTTGTCAAAGTTTAGAGTCAATATTTCCGATTTTTTATGTCGAAGGACTTCCACGATTGAAAAAGATGGATATATCGCATGCTCCTGAGCAGAAATATGTGTTTGGTGAATGTAATCATGAACGCCCTTCATCTTACCAATACCAAAACCATGTCTTACTTCCTCAATTGGAAGATCTGACACTGAGTCAACTTCCCAATCTCATTGGGATGTGTCCAGAGCATTGTCATGCTAAGTGGCCTCCTCAGTCTTTGTGGAAACTAAACATAGATAATTGTGAAAGATTGGTTACACGATGGTTCACGTTCAACGTTGGCTATGATAAAAGAACACATCATTTGAATGAA AACTCACCCGCAAAGCTGAAACATCTGAAGTTGAGTCAGTGTTTAAAAGTGACCAAATGTTATGAACTGATTTGGAGTTTCCAATGTCTTCGGCGTTTAAAAGTGACCAAATGTTATGAACTGAAATGTGTATTCTCCATGGAAACACATGGAAGCCTGCCAGAGTTGATGGAACTTTACGTTTACGAATGTAAAGAATTGGAACAAATTGTTGAAGCAAATGCTGAATTGTATTTTCCAAAGCTAAAACATATAGAAGTCAAAAAGTGCAACAAGTTGGAAAGTCTTTTCCCTCTTTCCATGGTTACAATGCTTCCACAATTAAGCACTCTTCGCTTATCAGAATCTGTTGCACTTAAAGAGGTTTTTAGACATAGTCAAAGCCACAACATTATGAATACAATGGAAATTGTTCTTCCAAACTTGAATGTGATAAGATTGTCTTCTCTACCGAATTTTGTAGACATCTGCCGTGGTTGTAAGTTACATGCCGATAAACTTCGAGAAATCGACGTATACAATTGCCCCAATTCTGCTCCAAGCTTAAAACAAATTCAG gATGAAATTAAGAGAAGATGA